In a single window of the Gadus macrocephalus chromosome 6, ASM3116895v1 genome:
- the cep72 gene encoding centrosomal protein of 72 kDa isoform X1 yields the protein MLGSSNSMAADCLTTITEQWIRHKLYLKHPYLGDVRSLRLPGTYEEKIRHLGDALTNFIRLKSLDLSYNALVSVEGLQHLKMLERLNLYYNRIPTKEEVQVLCKLPALKELDLRLNPLTRRDPNYRLSLIHAMSSLRKLDDCPVRDTERKVAIMQFPSGCGPPQGPHCPDECPHLDTEQRSRNQRVSSVERLTKRLFDVPEDIVMNFVAKSNVGQSNTQSPSCSSHENLESLPYLKQETEEGRVINISDSIKTSPQEMGKSILRFNKTKFVTEKPRVSFGPIVEKMCRSLTGRAKHKENTRQMRLQAKGHFTPNPSQKPQRCSSPLHNLQPPSPPRSGFHLSDQSNPILHPARRSYCGLNRTAGGAAASPQKANQHKRGSYRKPLEMLLNLVDKHWAGERSLHQNSNFLSQAVQILSMMEDDLSVQEAEVTTLRWDVATLRHGAELREEEHRLEVLGLSSQVEETQGAVAGLQEQLRLVLEENVGLQKQLIRLEQQYLKSLMKISPIDQIKEAQTEVEELRREIEGLREKVRETERVNELTNMLQESHRSLVVTNQRLLGELNSSLQHG from the exons ATGCTCGGGAGTTCAAACAGCATGGCGGCGGACTGCTTGACAACAATAACAGAGCAATGGATACGACATAAACTATACTTAAAACATCCTTATCTGG GGGACGTCAGATCACTGAGGCTTCCAGGAACATACGAAGAAAAGATCCGACATCTGGGGGATGCATTGACCAACTTTATCCGTCTGAAGAGCCTCGACCTCTCCTACAACGCTCTTGTGTCAGTGGAG GGGTTGCAACACTTGAAGATGCTAGAAAGGCTGAATCTCTACTACAACCGCATACCCACCAAGGAGGAGGTCCAAGTCCTCTGTAAGCTGCCAGCATTAAAGGAGTTGGACCTCAGACTCAACCCTTTGACCAGGAGGGATCCAAATTATCGCCTTTCTCTGATCCATGCCATGTCCAGCTTGCGGAAACTGG ACGATTGTCCAGTCAGAGATACTGAGCGTAAAGTGGCCATCATGCAGTTCCCTTCTGGCTGTGGGCCTCCACAGGGCCCACACTGTCCAGATGAGTGTCCTCATCTGGACACTGAGCAGAG AAGCAGAAACCAAAGAGTGTCGTCTGTTGAACGCTTAACAAAGAGGCTTTTTGATGTCCCTGAAGATATTGTGATGAACTTTGTTGCGAAGAGTAATGTTGGTCAAAGTAACACACAATCTCCGTCTTGCTCTTCCCACGAGAATTTGGAGTCTCTTCCTTATCTAAAACaag AAACTGAGGAAGGAAGAGTAATAAACATTTCTGACTCTATTAAGACATCCCCTCAG GAAATGGGTAAATCCATCCTGAGATTCAACAAGACCAAATTTG TAACAGAAAAACCGAGGGTGTCGTTTGGCCCCATCGTAGAGAAGATGTGCAGATCTCTCACTGGAAGAGCAAAGCACAAGGAGAACACCAGACAAATGAGACTCCAAGCCAAAGGCCATTTCACCCCGAACCCCAGCCAGAAGC CTCAGCGCTGTAGTTCTCCATTACACAACCTTCAGCCTCCTAGCCCGCCGAGGTCAGGATTCCATCTCTCTGACCAATCAAACCCCATCCTGCACCCGGCAAGAAGATCCTACTGTGGCCTCAACAGAACAGCAGGGGGCGCCGCTGCCTCTCCACAGAAAGCTAACCAGCACAAAAGA GGTAGCTACAGGAAGCCACTGGAAATGCTTCTTAACCTTGTGGACAAGCACTGGGCGGGGGAGAGGTCGCTTCATCAAAACAGCAACTTCCTGT CACAGGCAGTCCAGATCCTCTCCATGATGGAGGATGACCTCTCGGTCCAGGAAGCAGAGGTCACGACCTTGAGGTGGGATGTGGCCACACTGCGCCATGGGGCGGAGTTACGAGAGGAAGAGCATCGGCTGGAAGTCCTGGGGCTTTCGTCTCAAGTGGAGGAGACTCAGGGGGCCGTG GCCGGGCTCCAGGAGCAGCTGAGGCTGGTTCTGGAGGAGAACGTGGGCTTACAGAAGCAGCTGATCAGACTGGAGCAGCAGTACCTCAAGTCTCTGATGAAGATTTCACCAATCGATCAGATAAAAG AGGCTCAGACGGAagtggaggagctgaggagggagATCGAGGGGCTGAGGGAGAAGGTCCGAGAGACGGAGCGAGTCAACGAGTTGACCAACATGCTGCAGGAGAGCCACAG GTCGCTGGTGGTCACCAACCAGAGGTTACTGGGGGAACTGAACAGCAGTTTGCAACATGGATGA
- the cep72 gene encoding centrosomal protein of 72 kDa isoform X2, with protein MLERLNLYYNRIPTKEEVQVLCKLPALKELDLRLNPLTRRDPNYRLSLIHAMSSLRKLDDCPVRDTERKVAIMQFPSGCGPPQGPHCPDECPHLDTEQRSRNQRVSSVERLTKRLFDVPEDIVMNFVAKSNVGQSNTQSPSCSSHENLESLPYLKQETEEGRVINISDSIKTSPQEMGKSILRFNKTKFVTEKPRVSFGPIVEKMCRSLTGRAKHKENTRQMRLQAKGHFTPNPSQKPQRCSSPLHNLQPPSPPRSGFHLSDQSNPILHPARRSYCGLNRTAGGAAASPQKANQHKRGSYRKPLEMLLNLVDKHWAGERSLHQNSNFLSQAVQILSMMEDDLSVQEAEVTTLRWDVATLRHGAELREEEHRLEVLGLSSQVEETQGAVAGLQEQLRLVLEENVGLQKQLIRLEQQYLKSLMKISPIDQIKEAQTEVEELRREIEGLREKVRETERVNELTNMLQESHRSLVVTNQRLLGELNSSLQHG; from the exons ATGCTAGAAAGGCTGAATCTCTACTACAACCGCATACCCACCAAGGAGGAGGTCCAAGTCCTCTGTAAGCTGCCAGCATTAAAGGAGTTGGACCTCAGACTCAACCCTTTGACCAGGAGGGATCCAAATTATCGCCTTTCTCTGATCCATGCCATGTCCAGCTTGCGGAAACTGG ACGATTGTCCAGTCAGAGATACTGAGCGTAAAGTGGCCATCATGCAGTTCCCTTCTGGCTGTGGGCCTCCACAGGGCCCACACTGTCCAGATGAGTGTCCTCATCTGGACACTGAGCAGAG AAGCAGAAACCAAAGAGTGTCGTCTGTTGAACGCTTAACAAAGAGGCTTTTTGATGTCCCTGAAGATATTGTGATGAACTTTGTTGCGAAGAGTAATGTTGGTCAAAGTAACACACAATCTCCGTCTTGCTCTTCCCACGAGAATTTGGAGTCTCTTCCTTATCTAAAACaag AAACTGAGGAAGGAAGAGTAATAAACATTTCTGACTCTATTAAGACATCCCCTCAG GAAATGGGTAAATCCATCCTGAGATTCAACAAGACCAAATTTG TAACAGAAAAACCGAGGGTGTCGTTTGGCCCCATCGTAGAGAAGATGTGCAGATCTCTCACTGGAAGAGCAAAGCACAAGGAGAACACCAGACAAATGAGACTCCAAGCCAAAGGCCATTTCACCCCGAACCCCAGCCAGAAGC CTCAGCGCTGTAGTTCTCCATTACACAACCTTCAGCCTCCTAGCCCGCCGAGGTCAGGATTCCATCTCTCTGACCAATCAAACCCCATCCTGCACCCGGCAAGAAGATCCTACTGTGGCCTCAACAGAACAGCAGGGGGCGCCGCTGCCTCTCCACAGAAAGCTAACCAGCACAAAAGA GGTAGCTACAGGAAGCCACTGGAAATGCTTCTTAACCTTGTGGACAAGCACTGGGCGGGGGAGAGGTCGCTTCATCAAAACAGCAACTTCCTGT CACAGGCAGTCCAGATCCTCTCCATGATGGAGGATGACCTCTCGGTCCAGGAAGCAGAGGTCACGACCTTGAGGTGGGATGTGGCCACACTGCGCCATGGGGCGGAGTTACGAGAGGAAGAGCATCGGCTGGAAGTCCTGGGGCTTTCGTCTCAAGTGGAGGAGACTCAGGGGGCCGTG GCCGGGCTCCAGGAGCAGCTGAGGCTGGTTCTGGAGGAGAACGTGGGCTTACAGAAGCAGCTGATCAGACTGGAGCAGCAGTACCTCAAGTCTCTGATGAAGATTTCACCAATCGATCAGATAAAAG AGGCTCAGACGGAagtggaggagctgaggagggagATCGAGGGGCTGAGGGAGAAGGTCCGAGAGACGGAGCGAGTCAACGAGTTGACCAACATGCTGCAGGAGAGCCACAG GTCGCTGGTGGTCACCAACCAGAGGTTACTGGGGGAACTGAACAGCAGTTTGCAACATGGATGA